The following proteins are co-located in the Desulfatitalea tepidiphila genome:
- a CDS encoding PilZ domain-containing protein — MEKISEDNRRKEKRTQVDENVYVVVDTQPEMMGQMVEISSTGMAFTFVDLDAVSNRLSGRRDLHVDLFATGKGYFIRNLPARLVSTIDSALNGSFASLMIKRIGVEFGSLSLSQQVQINSLIRRQNDMMSSALGS, encoded by the coding sequence ATGGAAAAGATTTCCGAAGACAACCGTCGCAAAGAAAAACGAACCCAGGTCGATGAAAATGTCTACGTCGTCGTTGACACCCAACCCGAGATGATGGGGCAAATGGTGGAGATCAGCTCGACCGGCATGGCATTCACGTTTGTCGATTTGGATGCGGTTTCCAACAGATTGAGCGGCCGCCGCGACCTCCATGTGGACCTGTTTGCAACCGGCAAAGGCTATTTTATCCGCAATCTGCCCGCCAGGTTGGTTTCGACCATCGACAGTGCGCTGAATGGATCCTTCGCTTCTTTAATGATTAAAAGGATCGGCGTGGAATTCGGCTCGTTGTCCCTATCTCAACAAGTGCAGATCAATTCACTCATTCGTCGCCAAAATGACATGATGTCATCGGCTCTGGGGTCATGA
- a CDS encoding HAMP domain-containing protein gives MAFILVYNEISSGLDHYHLTASDQTLGNAQAAQTPYSGIKLRVFLLLTAGYFSALILSVIWVRTATRRIHHPLQKIQRAVYNLAQGKLNETVDISGSDEFGQIGSGINELAANLQELLLYIWKQTGQCMHIIDEIAPNGGSRASETANRCTDGHILQLKESVENLREMAKAYVFYDVRLEGDKALAINSPGKEDLPGSKFPADE, from the coding sequence TTGGCCTTTATCCTGGTATATAATGAAATATCCAGCGGCTTGGATCATTACCACCTTACTGCGTCAGATCAGACGCTCGGCAACGCCCAGGCGGCGCAAACGCCTTATTCCGGCATAAAGCTGCGGGTTTTTCTGCTTCTAACGGCCGGCTATTTTTCTGCCCTGATTTTATCGGTCATATGGGTGCGAACCGCCACGCGCCGAATCCATCATCCCCTCCAAAAAATCCAGCGTGCAGTCTATAACCTCGCCCAGGGAAAACTCAACGAGACGGTGGACATTTCCGGTTCCGATGAGTTCGGGCAGATTGGATCGGGCATCAATGAGCTTGCCGCCAATTTGCAGGAGTTGCTTTTGTATATATGGAAGCAGACCGGACAATGCATGCACATCATCGATGAGATCGCTCCCAATGGCGGCAGTCGTGCAAGCGAAACGGCAAACCGGTGTACGGATGGACACATTCTGCAATTAAAGGAATCCGTGGAGAACTTGCGCGAAATGGCAAAGGCTTACGTCTTTTATGATGTGCGGCTGGAGGGAGACAAGGCGCTGGCCATAAACAGTCCTGGTAAAGAGGACCTTCCCGGTAGCAAATTTCCGGCCGACGAGTGA
- a CDS encoding chemotaxis protein CheW, whose amino-acid sequence MALSLDQENIVQLIGFHVGPKLLGADILTIREILREPEVGEAIAAPRFVEGITQLRGQVIPIVNLGHLMGVSPSTVGQEKSWVLVAQAGSRQVGYRVDSVTPILRVREDTILPAPDIILSGLRSKYIRGVTETQRGLLVVVDLERMLNDEEVAALDRL is encoded by the coding sequence ATGGCGCTGAGTCTAGACCAGGAAAATATCGTTCAACTCATCGGTTTCCATGTCGGTCCCAAATTGCTGGGTGCCGATATCCTGACCATTCGTGAAATCCTCCGTGAACCGGAAGTGGGAGAAGCAATTGCTGCACCGCGGTTCGTAGAGGGGATCACACAGCTCAGGGGGCAAGTCATTCCCATCGTCAACCTGGGTCACCTGATGGGCGTATCCCCGTCGACCGTGGGCCAAGAAAAATCATGGGTTTTAGTCGCCCAGGCCGGTAGCCGACAGGTAGGATATCGAGTGGATTCGGTGACGCCGATATTGAGGGTTCGTGAAGATACCATTTTACCGGCGCCGGACATTATCTTGTCGGGTCTTAGAAGCAAGTATATCCGCGGCGTCACCGAAACACAGAGAGGCCTTCTTGTGGTCGTTGACCTCGAGCGTATGCTCAATGATGAGGAGGTCGCCGCCCTGGATCGGTTGTGA
- the pdxT gene encoding pyridoxal 5'-phosphate synthase glutaminase subunit PdxT — MTIVGLLGLQGAFLDHIPHLKRCAVSYRIVRDSMALNAIDRLIIPGGESTVMAKFLEEFDMRTPLYQRIREGMPVWGVCAGSILLAEQVDGNAGSLAALPISVIRNAYGRQIASSVHFIDIPVMKQERYPAVFIRAPRIDRVGEEVTVHASRGNDPVFIQKDKIMATTFHPELNQDDCFHDYFLKV; from the coding sequence ATGACGATTGTCGGTTTATTGGGACTGCAAGGCGCTTTTCTGGACCATATTCCCCACTTAAAGCGTTGTGCCGTGTCCTATCGGATCGTGCGGGACAGCATGGCGTTGAACGCCATTGACCGCTTGATCATACCGGGTGGCGAAAGCACGGTGATGGCCAAGTTTCTCGAAGAATTCGATATGCGGACACCGCTGTACCAAAGAATCCGTGAGGGCATGCCGGTATGGGGGGTGTGTGCCGGCTCGATTCTTTTGGCGGAACAGGTCGATGGCAATGCGGGGAGCCTCGCCGCATTGCCCATATCGGTCATCCGCAATGCCTACGGGCGACAAATTGCCAGCAGCGTTCACTTCATCGACATCCCGGTGATGAAACAAGAACGCTACCCCGCGGTTTTTATCCGGGCACCGCGCATCGATCGCGTCGGTGAAGAGGTGACCGTTCACGCCAGCCGTGGTAACGATCCGGTATTTATACAAAAAGATAAGATCATGGCCACCACCTTTCATCCCGAGCTTAATCAGGACGATTGCTTCCACGACTATTTCCTGAAAGTTTAA
- a CDS encoding methyl-accepting chemotaxis protein, with translation MLDKIRSLGLRPKMMAQILLVAILALSLSIAYIWWKARDNALAQAEEAAKEVGRHWATVVQADMQVAIDTARTLAQTMQGMKNRGVPDRGTINSILKNILEEYPSFVAVWTCWEPNALDNKDKEFANAAGHDETGRFVPYWNRLTGLPELMPLQEYNVPGKGDYYLNPLSTGREVVFDPTIFEINGEQQYKTVMAVPIRFNDQVVGVVGIDIPLKSFEAIIKRVRFYEDGYGFMIANNGIFAAHPTRWSNVGKPMEFFEFLPESIQAVKNGMEATERKLSKTSGQVAFYAFSPIQIGFSDKPWSLATNIPEKTITAPARQISIQAGMIGLLAVLVLAGVIWLLVGNITRPILGMANTIRQVARERDLTLDVPVSSRDEIGMMGREFNNMMKAMRDSFGMVEDAAKGVNSQSADVAKRATANRDRAEQEEKQMVAVLETVAQMGETASQVQQASNSQAEVANKSFERLTQLIQEMKQMDDASSEQIQEASVATERVAAMGETGGKVTAIAQRQSEQVLQMTESMRQIAKSVEEMTRAANRATEQGRMVLDAAEEGRNTVDATVKGMQAIKSSSEQIADIIGVITEIAEQTNLLALNAAIEAARAGVHGRGFAVVADEVGKLAQRSSEAAKEITQLIKDSTNKVEEGTRLTDRSQGALHKIAQGGEINMRAIEEIARASDLLADNTSEVNKLVDDLSRLAKDIAGMAGQQGARREAAQKALSALVEKANHISQQVAKATERSNTVGEEMRGIVQRSEHVKQLTDAQAGRSQHLREVTTESAERAKQTASGASQVVGITLEMQRLSANLTRQVAQFKIRRGEVVEGFDAASSSNPGERENPGE, from the coding sequence ATGTTGGATAAGATCAGATCACTGGGGTTAAGGCCCAAAATGATGGCTCAGATCCTTTTAGTAGCTATTTTGGCGCTTTCTTTGTCCATTGCCTATATCTGGTGGAAAGCACGCGACAATGCATTAGCGCAGGCCGAAGAGGCTGCCAAGGAGGTTGGCCGCCATTGGGCCACGGTGGTGCAGGCCGACATGCAGGTGGCCATCGACACGGCCCGAACTCTGGCCCAAACCATGCAGGGTATGAAAAACCGGGGTGTGCCGGACCGGGGTACGATCAACAGCATTCTTAAGAATATTCTGGAGGAATACCCCAGCTTCGTGGCGGTTTGGACCTGTTGGGAGCCCAATGCCTTGGACAATAAGGACAAGGAGTTTGCCAACGCCGCCGGCCATGATGAAACGGGCCGTTTCGTGCCGTATTGGAACCGCCTGACGGGTCTGCCGGAGTTGATGCCCCTGCAAGAGTACAATGTCCCGGGCAAGGGAGATTATTATCTGAACCCCCTGAGTACAGGACGTGAGGTCGTTTTCGATCCCACCATTTTTGAAATCAATGGCGAACAACAATACAAGACCGTCATGGCCGTTCCCATTCGTTTCAATGACCAGGTCGTGGGCGTCGTCGGCATCGATATCCCTCTGAAATCATTTGAAGCCATCATCAAACGCGTGAGATTTTACGAGGATGGGTATGGATTTATGATCGCCAACAACGGCATTTTTGCCGCCCATCCCACCCGTTGGAGCAACGTCGGCAAACCGATGGAGTTTTTCGAGTTCCTGCCGGAGAGCATCCAGGCGGTGAAAAACGGTATGGAAGCCACCGAAAGAAAACTTTCCAAGACGTCTGGCCAGGTGGCCTTTTACGCTTTCTCACCCATCCAGATCGGCTTTTCTGATAAACCTTGGAGTCTGGCCACGAACATCCCGGAGAAAACCATCACCGCGCCCGCGCGTCAGATTTCAATCCAGGCAGGCATGATCGGCCTGCTGGCCGTCCTCGTTCTGGCAGGCGTCATCTGGTTGCTGGTTGGTAACATCACGCGCCCGATTCTCGGCATGGCCAACACGATTCGTCAGGTGGCCCGGGAACGCGATTTGACCCTCGACGTACCCGTCAGTTCGAGGGACGAGATCGGCATGATGGGTCGTGAGTTCAACAACATGATGAAAGCCATGCGCGATTCATTCGGCATGGTTGAAGATGCTGCCAAAGGCGTGAACAGCCAGTCCGCAGATGTGGCCAAACGCGCGACGGCCAACCGCGACCGTGCCGAGCAGGAAGAAAAACAGATGGTCGCGGTGCTCGAGACCGTGGCGCAGATGGGTGAAACTGCCAGCCAGGTGCAACAGGCTTCCAACAGCCAGGCGGAGGTGGCCAACAAATCTTTTGAAAGGTTGACCCAACTGATTCAAGAGATGAAACAGATGGACGATGCGAGCAGCGAGCAGATCCAGGAAGCGAGCGTTGCGACGGAACGTGTGGCGGCCATGGGTGAAACCGGCGGCAAGGTTACCGCCATCGCACAGCGCCAGAGCGAACAGGTGCTGCAGATGACCGAGTCGATGCGCCAGATTGCAAAATCGGTGGAAGAGATGACTCGGGCCGCCAACCGGGCCACCGAGCAAGGCCGCATGGTGCTTGATGCAGCCGAAGAAGGTCGAAACACGGTAGACGCCACCGTTAAAGGTATGCAGGCCATTAAGAGTTCGTCCGAGCAGATTGCAGACATCATCGGCGTCATCACCGAAATTGCGGAACAAACGAACTTGCTGGCGCTTAACGCGGCCATCGAAGCGGCCAGAGCTGGTGTGCACGGACGTGGTTTTGCAGTGGTCGCGGACGAAGTCGGTAAGCTGGCCCAGCGATCTTCCGAAGCTGCCAAGGAGATTACCCAACTGATCAAGGATTCGACCAATAAGGTTGAAGAGGGGACCCGTCTGACCGACCGTTCCCAAGGTGCTCTGCACAAAATTGCCCAGGGTGGTGAAATCAACATGCGTGCCATCGAAGAGATCGCCCGGGCATCCGACTTGCTGGCTGACAATACATCCGAAGTCAATAAACTGGTCGACGACCTGAGCCGTTTGGCAAAAGATATCGCCGGCATGGCTGGCCAGCAGGGCGCTCGGCGTGAAGCGGCCCAAAAGGCGCTCTCCGCGCTGGTGGAAAAAGCCAACCACATTTCCCAACAGGTGGCCAAGGCCACGGAGCGATCCAATACCGTGGGTGAAGAGATGCGCGGCATCGTACAGCGTTCGGAACATGTGAAGCAATTGACCGATGCCCAGGCCGGTCGATCCCAGCATCTGCGAGAGGTGACCACCGAATCTGCGGAACGCGCCAAACAGACGGCGTCCGGTGCAAGCCAGGTTGTGGGTATTACCCTGGAGATGCAGCGCTTGTCTGCCAACCTGACACGACAGGTGGCCCAGTTCAAGATCCGCAGGGGTGAGGTCGTCGAAGGATTCGATGCCGCGAGCAGCAGTAATCCCGGCGAACGGGAAAACCCGGGCGAGTAG
- the mtaB gene encoding tRNA (N(6)-L-threonylcarbamoyladenosine(37)-C(2))-methylthiotransferase MtaB, with the protein MRSYLIVTLGCKVNQCESAALGHALETAGYARTDDKGAPDVIVVNTCTVTGKAAMQSRQTIRQARRRHPAARIVVTGCYAQTAPDEIKAIAGVDMIVGHDSKLRIADLLAREHRAADALPFVHHRSLYGCNFSSMPSVAFEDRTRAFLKIQDGCNTRCTYCIVPYARGQSRSMPVQDVLDHMHSLAGKAVREVVLTGIHLGVYGADLTPSTSLATVIETILASTAIERIRLSSIEPAEVEERIVALAAKSGGRLCRHFHIPLQSGDNDVLGRMGRPYTRQAFFDLVSRIHAHVPGAAIGVDVMAGFPGESEAAFDNTYRLLDALPITYLHVFPYSPRKGTPAATYPQKVPESTTKERCRRLRDLGDRKRTAFYHTMIGQRLQVLTETRTDPETGQALGLSDNYIPVAVVGGDVEANRMISVRITAIAPDGRAVGLI; encoded by the coding sequence ATGAGATCCTATCTCATCGTCACGCTGGGATGCAAAGTGAATCAATGTGAATCCGCGGCACTGGGGCACGCCTTGGAGACGGCGGGGTATGCCCGGACCGACGACAAAGGCGCACCGGATGTCATCGTCGTCAATACCTGTACGGTCACGGGCAAGGCAGCCATGCAGTCGCGCCAGACTATTCGGCAGGCCAGGCGCAGGCACCCCGCCGCCCGGATCGTGGTGACCGGCTGTTATGCCCAGACAGCTCCCGACGAAATAAAGGCCATCGCAGGGGTCGATATGATCGTCGGCCATGATAGCAAATTGCGCATCGCCGACCTGCTCGCTCGCGAACACCGTGCCGCCGATGCGTTGCCCTTCGTACACCACAGGAGCCTTTACGGCTGCAATTTTTCATCGATGCCGTCGGTCGCTTTCGAAGATCGCACCCGCGCCTTTTTAAAAATCCAGGACGGATGCAATACCCGTTGCACATACTGCATCGTTCCCTATGCGCGTGGACAAAGCCGCAGCATGCCGGTCCAGGACGTCCTCGACCATATGCATTCCCTGGCGGGCAAAGCGGTTCGGGAAGTGGTTCTCACCGGAATCCACCTGGGGGTCTATGGTGCGGACCTGACGCCGAGCACTTCGCTGGCGACCGTCATCGAGACGATCCTGGCGAGCACCGCCATCGAACGTATCCGGCTCAGTTCCATAGAACCGGCCGAAGTGGAAGAACGTATCGTAGCGTTAGCCGCGAAGTCCGGTGGCAGGCTATGCCGCCACTTTCATATTCCTTTGCAAAGCGGCGACAACGACGTTTTGGGGCGCATGGGAAGGCCTTATACCCGCCAGGCCTTTTTTGACCTCGTCAGCCGGATACATGCTCATGTGCCGGGCGCGGCCATTGGTGTGGATGTCATGGCCGGATTTCCGGGGGAGAGCGAGGCCGCTTTCGACAACACCTACCGACTGCTTGACGCGCTGCCCATCACCTATCTGCACGTGTTTCCCTATTCACCGCGGAAGGGAACGCCAGCGGCGACCTATCCGCAAAAAGTTCCGGAAAGCACGACCAAAGAGCGATGCCGTCGGTTACGCGATCTCGGCGACAGGAAGCGGACCGCATTTTACCATACCATGATCGGTCAACGTCTCCAGGTGCTCACCGAAACCCGCACCGATCCGGAAACAGGCCAGGCCTTGGGATTGAGCGACAACTATATCCCGGTGGCGGTTGTGGGTGGAGATGTCGAAGCAAACCGGATGATATCGGTCCGCATCACGGCAATCGCGCCCGATGGCAGGGCCGTCGGCCTAATTTAG
- the lgt gene encoding prolipoprotein diacylglyceryl transferase, whose protein sequence is MQAFWDWWQHLPEHIDPVIFQIGSFRLQYYGLMYLLAFGTTYLIARYRLKNETRWHVSIEHLQGLMTAMILGLILGARLGYVVFYNFSYYAVNPLEIFLPFEFRDGIRFTGISGMSYHGGLVGTFLGMWWYSRKYRLGAFTALDLLPPCAAAGYTFGRIGNFLNGELWGRVTSAPIGMHFPNAGDHALRHPSQLYEAFGEGILLFILLWSLRHRIRTPGVMFSCYLIGYGVIRFVIEFFREPDAHLGFVFFTLSMGQMLCGTMILIGLASMIFFFKLSGNSRGSNRPD, encoded by the coding sequence ATGCAAGCTTTCTGGGATTGGTGGCAGCATCTGCCGGAACATATCGACCCGGTCATTTTCCAAATCGGCAGTTTCCGCCTCCAGTATTATGGCCTGATGTACCTATTGGCCTTCGGCACGACCTACCTCATCGCCCGATACCGCCTTAAAAATGAAACCCGCTGGCATGTATCGATCGAACATTTACAAGGCCTCATGACGGCCATGATCCTCGGACTGATCCTGGGGGCAAGGCTGGGATATGTCGTGTTTTATAATTTTTCTTACTACGCGGTAAATCCTCTGGAAATATTCCTGCCTTTCGAATTTCGCGATGGCATCCGCTTCACCGGCATATCCGGGATGTCCTATCATGGGGGGTTGGTCGGAACCTTTTTGGGTATGTGGTGGTATTCGCGCAAATATCGGTTGGGCGCATTCACCGCCCTGGATCTGCTTCCCCCCTGTGCGGCAGCAGGATATACGTTCGGTCGCATCGGCAACTTTCTCAACGGCGAGTTGTGGGGGCGAGTCACCAGCGCACCGATCGGCATGCATTTTCCCAATGCGGGAGACCATGCCTTGCGCCATCCCTCGCAACTCTACGAGGCTTTCGGCGAAGGCATACTTCTGTTTATCTTGTTGTGGTCGTTACGCCATCGCATCCGCACACCGGGCGTCATGTTCAGCTGCTACCTGATCGGTTACGGCGTGATCCGTTTTGTCATAGAGTTCTTCAGGGAGCCAGATGCGCATCTTGGTTTCGTCTTTTTCACCCTCTCCATGGGCCAGATGCTATGCGGCACCATGATATTGATCGGTCTGGCATCGATGATTTTCTTTTTTAAACTTTCAGGAAATAGTCGTGGAAGCAATCGTCCTGATTAA
- a CDS encoding VWA domain-containing protein: protein MRPAGLLLLLIGWMMMTSCSQGVDRSRGVYMLLDTSGTYTTELKKAQTIINYLLGTLQPGDTLAVGRIDTGSFSEKDIVAKVRFDPRPSVANNQKRSFQQTIEQFVTTVRGSNYTDISGGLLQAVEYLNEAGAGQKYILIFSDLQEELAKGYVRDVPFQLSGFNVIALNVTKLRDDIRDPKKYLDRVEKWRGKTEKGGGNWRVINDLERLESIFAH from the coding sequence ATGAGACCAGCAGGCCTTCTTTTGCTATTGATCGGCTGGATGATGATGACCAGCTGTTCCCAAGGTGTCGACCGCAGCCGGGGTGTTTATATGCTGCTCGATACCTCCGGGACCTATACTACTGAATTGAAAAAGGCTCAGACCATTATCAACTATCTGCTGGGTACGCTTCAACCGGGAGATACCCTGGCGGTCGGACGAATCGATACCGGAAGTTTCAGCGAAAAAGACATCGTCGCCAAGGTCCGTTTCGATCCCAGGCCTTCGGTGGCCAATAACCAGAAGCGATCGTTTCAGCAAACCATCGAGCAATTCGTGACGACTGTCAGAGGGAGCAATTACACGGACATTTCGGGTGGTCTGTTGCAAGCCGTCGAATATCTTAATGAGGCCGGCGCAGGGCAGAAGTATATCCTGATTTTTTCCGATCTCCAGGAAGAGTTGGCCAAAGGGTATGTGCGGGATGTGCCGTTTCAACTCTCCGGATTCAACGTCATTGCCTTGAATGTCACCAAACTGCGCGACGACATCCGGGACCCGAAAAAATACCTGGACCGGGTCGAAAAATGGCGTGGCAAAACGGAAAAGGGCGGCGGTAATTGGCGCGTTATCAATGACCTTGAACGGTTGGAGAGTATCTTCGCACACTAA
- the mnmA gene encoding tRNA 2-thiouridine(34) synthase MnmA, which yields MQPFLAVALSGGIDSLVSAALLKEQGHRLIGLHFLTGYEAGFPVPESASVPGGSDAIAAFARKSMDLLAAQIDIPIYVIDLRSHFQRQVVRYFVDTYAGGRTPNPCLVCNPTIKYGLLLSEAIRLGASGIATGHYARIERSTDGRIHLLRGRDAKKEQSYFLSRLTQLQLAAATLPLGHLTKAQTRHIAQQMGLVPVSRQESQDICFIRSKGYADFLMQQPGFAFSPGPIENSEGETIGRHNGLHRFTIGQRRGINCPAARPYYVIRIDMARNCLIVGHKEQLLSRQCHVRDINWIGPPPTRPIAVETKVRYRHEAVKAIVAPIGESDARVVFETPEPAVTPGQGAVFYQGDEVLGGGWIE from the coding sequence ATGCAACCGTTCCTTGCCGTTGCCTTAAGTGGCGGGATTGACTCTCTGGTGTCCGCCGCCCTTCTGAAGGAACAAGGCCACCGGTTGATCGGTCTGCATTTCCTCACCGGTTACGAAGCGGGTTTCCCCGTGCCGGAATCCGCGTCTGTGCCCGGCGGATCAGACGCCATCGCCGCTTTTGCCCGCAAGTCGATGGATCTTCTGGCCGCACAGATTGATATTCCTATTTACGTCATTGACTTGCGGTCACACTTTCAACGCCAGGTGGTGCGCTATTTTGTGGATACCTATGCCGGGGGCCGGACCCCCAACCCGTGTCTTGTCTGCAATCCCACAATTAAATACGGCTTGCTTCTCTCCGAGGCCATACGCCTGGGGGCGTCCGGAATAGCGACCGGCCACTACGCTCGAATCGAGCGCTCGACGGATGGCCGTATTCACCTGTTGCGCGGCAGGGATGCGAAGAAAGAGCAGTCCTATTTCCTCTCACGGTTGACCCAACTCCAATTGGCCGCCGCCACGCTGCCGTTGGGCCACCTGACCAAGGCCCAAACGCGCCATATCGCCCAGCAGATGGGGCTCGTGCCCGTCAGCAGGCAGGAAAGCCAGGACATCTGTTTTATCCGGAGCAAGGGCTATGCGGATTTTTTAATGCAGCAACCCGGCTTTGCGTTCAGCCCGGGTCCCATCGAAAACAGCGAAGGGGAGACGATCGGCCGCCATAACGGGTTGCATCGTTTCACCATCGGCCAGCGCCGTGGGATCAACTGTCCGGCGGCGCGTCCTTATTATGTGATCCGAATCGACATGGCCCGCAATTGCCTGATCGTCGGCCATAAAGAGCAGTTGCTGAGCCGTCAATGCCACGTCCGAGACATCAATTGGATCGGCCCGCCGCCCACAAGACCCATTGCGGTCGAAACCAAGGTGCGCTACCGCCACGAGGCCGTGAAGGCGATAGTTGCACCCATCGGAGAATCCGATGCCCGGGTTGTGTTTGAAACGCCTGAACCTGCTGTGACACCCGGGCAGGGGGCGGTCTTTTACCAAGGCGATGAAGTGCTCGGCGGAGGATGGATCGAATGA